The Liolophura sinensis isolate JHLJ2023 chromosome 6, CUHK_Ljap_v2, whole genome shotgun sequence genomic sequence GGCTTCACCAGGAAGTCTGGTAGACGAGCAGCCAGGTTTAGTCGACCATTTCTGTGGGTGTATTCAGGTAACGGAAGAACCCGCATCAAGTCCTCAAAGCGAGAAGGCAACAATTCGCTAAAGTCATCCCCAGGTGGCCAGTCCTTCAGCTTCAACAACGATGGCTCACCACGATTGTCTTTGACCCGTTCTGCACAGCAAAATGGGAACCTCAGTGTTTAGTCAAAACATAATTATATCTTCCAAAAACTTACATGAGCATAATGTTGCTAAAGGAATTTACTCTGAAAATAATGAGGATCTGATATAACAAGCTATTAAGACATTTCACAAGACACCCACTCTAATGAGAACACCAAAAGAACTTGTTGTGCTGTAGTTTTGACTACATGTTATTTGTTCATTGCAGTTCACAAAAAGATTGTGGTGGTATGTTCAACATATACCTTCATGCATATATCATGTTTTTATGTCCAACTGATACTTACTTCCAAGATATTCAAATCCATCCCAGAAATCTCTCATTTTATGGCCAACAAGAACAAGTCCAGTTCGTGTGTTCACCAAGTCATTCTCCAGTGGACCAAATTCCTTGGAAAATGCTTCTGGTCTCCAGAGCTTCTTGTTGATCAATTTGTCTACACCAGACACCAACACAGGTTGACCTCTCTTCCACTGCTCCTGGAAAATCTTGAAGTTGCCTTTGTGCTGGGGATCATGCAGACGCAGAAGGCGGCCATCACATAACCAGGAGTGGGGCACATCAGGGTACTTCACACTCGTTTCTGTCAAGTTCTGGACAGGGATTGGGGCATGGCTTACAATGCACGGTCTCAACTTTGGAATATAATTTGTCAATTTCAATGTTGTGTTTTCACCACTATCCTTTGGCAAGCTCTTTTCAACAACAGACTGAATAATATCATCAAGCGTACTGGTGAAAACCTTGGACTTCTTTTTGTTATCTCCACCAGTTTTCATCTTGCCTGCATTTTTTGTGAGAAGTTCCCTCAAAGTAGAGCAACCCGCAGGGTTCTTCTTGTCATCGGCACTGCCATCGGTTATGGGTGTGAACTGCTTGGTATCTCCATCCCCAAGCCTCTTGTTGTTCTCAATGTCCATAGAGGCGACATCCGCTAGGAGGTTCAGTGGAGAAGGGGTGTCTGGGTTATAGCTAGTGAGTGAGGGTACAGAGGATTTCACATTCCCATTTAGAGCAGCGTTGTTCGTGTTGAAACCCTCCAAATACGGATCAGCAGACTTCTTGGAACGTTTTCCAGGACGGTTCTCCCCCAAACCATTCATCAGACATTTCTTCTCAGAGCCAGAAACCTACAAGATGAATTCAACATTAAACCAATAGCAAAGAGCTTAAATCCCAAGCGGCTAGTTTACAAGAGGCTAATTTGACCTATGGTACACAAATTGTTACGCAAAAGATGGTTCTTCCATTCCATCAAAAGTATCTATCACTACGAGCCGTACAACCACAGATTCATGATCTGACAGAACTCAAAAACCATTTTTGTAACAGGCACTACAAAGAGCTTTGTAGTGCTGGACTATTACTACAGATACATGATCTGACAGAACTCACCAGTCCATTCTTGGGTTTATGGTCCTTACTTCTTCCACATGGACAATCTGAGGAGATGTTCCACTTGACTCTGATGTCATGTATCAACTCTCCCAGTTCCCACAGTGCTGAAACAACAAAGAGGCCATAAAGGATGAGCTGGAATCATAGTTGGAAACAAATACTGTGCCAGGtacaaacattcaaaataaaaaagtttctATTGCCAGATGAGTTACTAAAAGTCTTCTTGAAATAATCCAAAACTGCATCATGGTTTGCATGGgattatgaaaaaaacattgaaatggTTAATGGTTAATCTGTATGTTATGTTGACTCTATAGTCATACACACGGACAGTGGTGAGAACACTCCATCGTGGGCAACCAAAAAAGGAGAGAGATTTTCCCACTAAGGACCACTGGTCTCCCAACTTCACAAGGAGTGGTATCTTAAGCACACAGACGAATGTTTGACAGCTTACTGGATCCAGCCATATAAACTCCACACCaaaaaaatatctaaaacaCTACTGACACATAAACTCGGAAACGTTCCAAGTTTTATTCAACTCCACTTGCAGACACATCTTTTGACAACGCTACTTCATACCTGAAATCATCAGTCGACAACTCCTTTTCAGGCTACAATGACAACCCACCTGAGGCTTCTTCATCAAACTTGTTGATGGAGATATATGATAGTGTCTGGACAGAACTTACCACTACAGGGTATTATCTGGGTCAGCATGAGCTTCTCTGGTTCATGGGGCTGTCGGTTAGCACTACATCTCAACCAGTTGTGCTTGGCATCCATGAAGGCAGCCTCTGTGAAAACAGAACACAAATTGCTACCAGAGGGATATGTACATCTTCATCGTGAACCAATATCCAGTTACACTTAAGACATCATAAAACATGTGTCTAAATGTTCATTAGCACACATTCAGCGATATACCCCAAGGGCATTCATACATAAAATCCTGCAACAGCAGCAATGGCAAAGGCAATCCCCTTCTGAAGTTAACTGAAATACACGAAAGCAAGTTCATTCAATCATGGGTGATATCTAGGGTCAAACCTCTTCTTCATAAGATAGCTAAAATGTTCCCAAAATAATACCATGAAGTTatcattaaatttgttttagaaGGAATTCAAGGTCAACCCAAACACAGCATAACATACATGCTTTTAGGAAAAGGCATGCTAAATACACAATTCATGAACAAAATGCAGCACACCACATCCGTCAGTGAGAAGTTGAGACAATAGGCCTACCTTCATCAGTGTCCTTCTGCATGCGAACCTTGAAGCAGTCCAGGCAGACAACAAAGCCACACTTCTGGCAGACCCAGTGGATGTTAAACAATGTTGTGTCGCAGGCATCGCACATTTCACGTACCCCAGTTACAGCTCGTTTCCAAGTGATTTTGGCTGAAAACATAAAGCATAGATGTCACATTATATATGTCAAAATATCATActttatgtaaatttgtatattttaccaTGCCTTACTGGACAAAGCCAAGGAATGCCTTTAAAAGAACTCTTTTTGAAAACATCCAACTTACCCATTGCAATGCTTTGCAACATTCTCCGTGCCTTCTTGGCGCATTCCAAAGTCAGGTCAATATTCAAATTCCAAATTTGACACGTCATAAAGCTACAATGTTGTATCTACTTACGCTCATCTCCAGCCCAGGCTCGCGCTTCCTTTTCCTGCTCAACCAGCTCACAGAACTTATCTCCAACCTTTGCAATTATATATTTGGCAGTCTCAATATCCAGAAGAGGCTCCATCActgagaaacagaaaaaaaaaaaaaagtccaacaGAATTTTAGCAGGTTAATGCTAACCACCAAGAAGACTTCAATATAGAATGACGGcatttttttaagaatgtttgATAATTAATTTACCTGGTACTTTGGGAATCCATGGTCTGATGTCATCTGGTTCAGCATCTGCCAGTTCTGAGAAGCCAGCAATAGCCAAGTAGCCTTTAGGGCTGTAACGCAGTCTTCTGAAGGCGTAAAAGCGACAGAAGATGTTGGGTAGTTTCTTGCTGCGTTGAGAAGGTGTCATTTTGCATTCTCGGCACTTCATAAGCTTGGGGGTGACCTCACTGCAGGAGCCATCTTGTAGAAAAGGCTCACAGGTCTTCTTCAGAATAGTCACTGAGGACTTTACAAGAGGTCGattgaaattttctgaaatcacaaaacaccaaacactAATAGCAAATGGTAGACAGCTGTTaaacagttttctttcttttgtgtcAGTTAATGACTTTCAATAATATAAGACAATTCGCTTACCTATGCTTTTGTCTAAATCTTCATGCGGAATTTCTTTGTTCTTCCTTTTCCTCTTCTTTTCTCTCTTTTCACTGCTGTCACTTAATTTATCAGTCTCCATATTTTCAGATTTACAAGCCCCCATTGCCTCTGGATCCTTTGAAGAGCTGCTAATCTTAGCCATCTCCTTCAAATGTTCCTGAAGAATTTTCTTGGTGGACTCTTGAAGCTGATCCCGTGGTTTCTCATCTTCATGGTTCTCCATGGCATAATCTTCTGCTTCCCTTGACTGCAGTGAGATGAAAATCAGGATCAGTTGAAAATCTTACATGGATGAGAAGCAGTGTGAATCTGGAGATTCCAAGATCCAAGAATAAGGTAGCAGGGTAGTACAGAAGGACAAAGGGTTGAGCTGGACTGTGCACATGAAAGTCAGTGGTAAGGAGCAGAGAAACAAGTGGACAACCAAACTCCCAAGTGTGAAGCAGATTAAACAAAGCAGTTAGTGAGAAAGATCCAGGAATAGCTTCATCATCTAGTGATGTCTAACCTTAGCTTTATGCCTCTCCTTGCTGCCATCCTCACTCTGTTCTTTCTTCACTTGGACTATTTTTTTCTTGCTGCCTGCAGTCCCACCCTCAGCATTTTCAATCTTGGACTTTTTTGCACTGTTGTTCCTTTTTCGTCTCCTGTTTTTTGCTCTCTTAAGTGGATTACCCTCCATACCCTGctaaaaatagaaaacaaatgtCAACTCCTCCGGTGTATTCCTTGttatgtcatacatacatacctgtcaCACCTCTAGCAAATAAGGGTATATAAATCATACATCCAGCAATAGCATTCAGATGCCTGTGCCCATTTCATGCTTTAATAAATACCACACAAGAGAGACAACAAATTCCCAATGTTAGTTTGAGGTACAAATCAAGCACACTAGTGCATGTCTGACTTACCTGGCATTCCGTTTCTGAGGCAGAACTGGTGGATTCCTCATCTTCACGGCCACCTTCTGAAACACTTCCATTAGGCAGCTGCAGAGATGTGATGGGTGTCACTCTGCCACCCTCCTTTTTTGGAGAAATGTAGGAACAGTTCACAAAACACTGCTTCACCATTTCTGGTTTGCTGTCCTCTGTGGAGGCTGAGGGGGATGACGATGGGGAAGAAGAGGGCTCTAGCTTCACCTCTTTCTTGTCCTCATCAGAATGCCTTTGGAGCCAGGCTTTCTTCAGCTTGGTATGGTTGCCTGACTTGTGAGGTGAGGTAGTCCGGGACTGAGGTGGAGGACTTGGGGCACTCAAAGTGTCACTGTCTGTGTCAATCCCTCCATTAGCCACCCTATTGATGGTATCCATAATAGAAGAACACGAGTTAGAATTGGTGTTTACTAGGTTTACTGGTGATGGGCAAGACACTGGTTTGGGGTCACTGGTCAAAGGGTAGCTCTGTGGTTGTGATGAATATTTTTGATATGATGGCTGCTGTACACCATGGGATGGGGCAAATTGCTTGTGAACATGCTGATGTGGAAGGATCTGTGACTTGGACTGCTGATGAGCAGATGGTTGCAAACTCCCCTTAGGATTGGCCTGGAGCTGTTGTTGTAAAGTATGATGAATCTGTTGGCGAGATTGTTGCTTTTGTGAAGCTCCAGCTTCCTGCTGACCCTCATGAGCAACTTTAGCTTTGAGCTTTGCTTTATTTTTACTGTTCTCCTGATCCTGGAAAAATGCAATCTGCACAGTGTTTTCCACAAAGGAACGAAAACTGTCCATGTAACAGGAAGGTTTGGTGATACATGTGGGCGAGGTGGTTGAAGCTACTGTCGTTGATGTTGTAGAGTTTGTGTTTGAGGTTGTGAGCACGGACGTCCCTGAAGTGATGGGTGAAGATCCGGGGTGGTGTGGTGGACTGACATGAACGTTTCCCCCGGTGACTTTGTGCGGGTTTGGGCTGTACAGTGAAGAACTCTGTGAGGTGACTGAATGGGAATGAGAAAGACCTTCTGTAAACTCACTGCCAACTCTGTGCTTCTTCCTGTTTGAACCTTCCTTACCAGACTTGCGCTTGCTGCTACCCACAGCACCTGCTCCCATGCCACTGAAGCTGTGCCCAGTTGGACTTTTGTCAACTGCATTCTGAGCCTGTGAGtcacttacttttgttgcattGACAGCAACACTTTGACTGTAGATGGGGTTTGGCACAAGTCCTTGCTGTATTAGGGAATATGTATAAGCTGGGTGTGATGAGGATGTGGACACGGATACTGAAGGATGAGCTGGGGGGGATGCCACAACAGGTACATGGTTAGGATTGGACGTAATTGTTCCAGCTGCTGATGATCCAACTATCTGTGAATGACTTTGCATGGCCTTTGGATATTCCAATGGTCTAATCACCGCTGCCGAGAGCTGCTGTGGACTGGCAACATGGAGAGGACTTTGGGCACGGGATGAAGCTGACTTTTCGGCAGCCCTAAAGGCAGATGCATGTGACGGCATCCCTGACACGGGAGAGATCATTGGATGTGACTGAAGATGATGTGCTAGGGTAGACGACGATGGACTAGAGTGGGTAGATGAGGATGAGGAGGGCCTGTCAGGCTGCCGATCAGGAAGGGCTCCTGGTGCCGTTGGTGGACGAGAGGATCCTGAAATCACTGGGGAACTTTGGTGATAGTGAGAGGAGTGAGGGCTCCCTGACTTGCCTCCCTCTCTTGACCGGTTGTCCACTATCACCGTACTGTGCACCTTCCCTGGGTCCTTTATTAAAGGGGGAGGAGAACTTTTGTTACCCTTCTTACTGGCATTCAACGGTGTTGTAGAACGGCCATCACTACCTTGAGCATGTTGGTCATAAGCTGAACGATTTCGCTCATCTTTAACACTTGAACTCCCTTCCCTTTCTGCAACCCGAAGTCCATGTAAGTGCAGTTTATCACTAGGGATGTAGGAGTGTTGGAATGGTTGATATCCATAAAGATTAAAATTTGGCTCTGGCTTCACACTTTGTGGGTTAGAAGCAGACGAGGTGCTGGTTGTAGAAGTTGGAGACACATACATATTGTTTCTGTAGGAATATGGATAAGGTGCATACAAGTGCGCACTTTTACTATCCTGATTACTTGTCGTAGTCACTGTGCTCTTGGAATGGGCCTCTGGTGGCTTCTGGGGCTGGTATTTATCTTCTGTGATCAGTGCTTTCTGTTGAGTTTCATGAATATACCGCTGATGCCTTAGAAGTTTCTCCTGCTCTAATGCTAATAAGCGCTTCTCTTCTGTTTGTCTCAATATCAGTTCTTGATGTTTGTCCATGAATTTCACTCTGGGAGCATGTGGGGAAAATGCCGTTCTCTCCTGTGGTGAATATGAGCCCTGATCATGTGGGGAGTATGAATGATGACGGTACTCCTTTTCTCTTGACTCTCGTTCACTGGCCTAGTAAGAACAGAAACATGAACAAACATAAGTCAAAAgcaataaacatttacaaaaactAACTGGCGGCAGTTCTGGTACAAGCAAGACCATTGGTACATGACTGACAGACCTGTTTACCTGTTTTACTCTCTCCTCCAttatttttctgtctttgtgGTCCCCAGATTTCAAGTCAAAAGACTGGCCGGAGTGGGCTGGTGGGGGTTGGCTATGGGCTGAGGGTACTTCACTAACACCTTTCCCTGTTCCCAAGGTTATTGACGGCCAAACACCAGTTGCTGCAGCCTACAAGGAAATCAAGTCTCAGATCTGTCACAGGAACCAACAACTTCTGGattcttgtttcattttcagAGAGTTAACACTGGATCATGACTTCTTGCTTCTTAATTATATGTTCAGATAACATGCCTTACAGTAAGACATAACAGCAGAAGTTCATTatctagaagtatgcaacttccatATAGCTAGTCTACATGGCATAGTACATATGTTacatcatctgtagaagctcaTGCCACCTGCTGGAGAAATATaccaacctcttgggtggaaattgtgaactgaatcatgggaaatctaatgtaaacggctcctacaagaactggccacaccttgaacCTGAAACTCCTCatttaaaaactacaatttcGCTGATCATTGTTGGTATGCAGTTAAGAGCCCATTAACTatgtttatatttccaagcaactctaaaacaattactatcaaagacaatgttgtccttttacaaaattttctgtttttaaagtttatttcaacacaaaagCGTTCTGCACATTtttcccaccatgcatcagccaTTCTTCCAACATTTGCTGTgcaacagagagaaaaaaaaacatgactgtgCAGATACGTCAGATAATGTGTTAAAGATTGAAGAGTGTAAAATGCCGTGGAGATTAACTAAAGGGAAGTTGCTTAcctctaggtaatggacttctgataatAGATATTTGAAATTCCTGTGTATGTCTGTAGGTTATTCAACTGGTTTACGAccttttttaataaataaagctTATTCTGCTTATTTTCCCATGAGAATCAACCTAGAAAATTGCAGAACCCAAAAAACCTGTTTTTCAACAAGGACTACTTTTACATGCAGACACCAATGAACTTCAGGTAAATCTGGTGTAATACTATAACAACATGTAGGTCAGCCGGCTTGAAATCTTCAACTGGTTCCGTTCATAATTTTAATTCTTATGCGTAAGTTTATGCAAGCAAAAAGGCCTCAATACAGCAAGGTACGGTATGTTCACACAGCATCAGTTTTTATTAAGGATTATCACTGTGCCTCAAAATACACCCCAAACGAGGCTGGCTAATTGAAACCTCTCGTGCAGAGCTATTACTGTTGAAAACAATGTACAGTTCACGCTTGCTCACCTTTTGCTTGGCCAGTCGCAAGGACTCAGTGAAATGTTGATTGACAGCCACTGCAGCCTCTACTGACTCAGTGAGGATCCTCTGCTCCTGCCGCTGCTCTCGTTCTCTCTCCTGTCTGCACCTTTCCTGCTTCTCACGCTCACGGTCCTGTCGTTCTTTCTCCGCCCTTTCCCTTTCTGCCCTTTCTCTATCTGCTCGTTCACGTTCTGCTTTCTCCCTTTCTAATCTTTCACTGTGAACAATAATCATTATTGGAGTAAAGGTCTATGAAAACGGTTATTCTTTTAAAATCAGCTATGAATTCTCAAAGATTCTAACATGGTAAATGGTACTATTCATCCTGATTTGAAATAAATACCTATGCAGTATACTAAATTTCCCACAGATAAAATTCAGAAGAGATAAATAACCCCAAAAATCTTTTCAAATTCACAAAGGCTTCATGCAATGTAGGTCACTGAATGTATTCCAAACAGTTCAGGAAAGAATTTAGATCTTAGCAGAAAAGACCAAAAGCATTTGTTAACTTTCGTcttaatcatatacatatacacagggACATTTCGCACTATAGGACaatatacacaggtacatgtacttgtgagtaCACAAATCTTTGTAtcttaatcatatacatgtgtacacagacattTCGCACTAGAcgataatatacacatgtacatgtacttgtgagtaCACAAATCTTTGTAtcttaatcatatacatgtgtacacagacattTCGCACTAGAcgataatatacacatgtacttgtacttgtGAATACACAAATCTTTGCAtcttaatcatatacatgtgtacacagacattTCGCACTAGTggataatatacacatgtacttgtacttgtGAATACACAAATCTTTGCAtcttaatcatatacatgtgtacacagacattTCGCACTAGAggataatatacacatgtacttgtacttgtGAGTACACAAATCTTTGTAtcttaatcatatacatgtgtacacagacattTCGCACTAGAggataatatacacatgtacatgtacttgtgagtaCACAAATCTTTGCAtcttaatcatatacatgtgtacacagacattTCGCACTAGAggataatatacacatgtacatgtacttgtgagtaCACGAATCTTTGTAtcttaatcatatacatgtgtacacagacattTCGCACTAGAggataatatacacatgtacatgtacttgtgagtaCACAAATCTTTGTAtcttaatcatatacatgtgtacacagataTTTCGCACTAGAcgataatatacacatgtacatgtacttgtgaataCACAAATCTTTGCAtcttaatcatatacatgtgtacacagacattTCGCACTAGAcgataatatacacatgtacttgtacttgtGAGTACACAAATATTTGCAtcttaatcatatacatgtatacacagacatTTCGCACTAGAcgataatatacacatgtacttgtgagtACACAAATCTTTGCAtcttaatcatatacatgtgtacacagacattTCGCACTAGAcgataatatacacatgtacttgtacttgtGAGTACACAAATCTTTGCAtcttaatcatatacatgtgtacacagacattTCGCACTAGAcgataatatacacatgtacttgtacttgtGAGTACACAAATTTTTGTATCTTAAtcatatacatacgtacatggaCATTTCGCACTAGAggataatatacacatgtacatgtacttgtgagtaCACAAATCTTTGCAtcttaatcatatacatgtgtacacagacattTCGCACTAGAggataatatacacatgtacatgtacttgtgagtaCACAAATTTTTGTATCTtaatcatatacatatgtacatggacATTTCGCACTAGAcgataatatacacatgtacatgtacttgtgagtaCACAAATTTTTGTATCTTAAtcatatacatacgtacatggaCATTTAGCACTAGAcgataatatacacatgtacatgtacttgtgagtaCACAAATCTTTGCAtcttaatcatatacatgtgtacacagacattTCGCACTAGAcgataatatacacatgtacttgtacttgtGAGTACACAAATCTTTGCAtcttaatcatatacatgtgtacacagacattTCGCACTAGAcgataatatacacatgtacatgtacttgtgagtaCACAAATCTTTGTATCTtaatcatatacatatgtacatggacATTTCGCACTAGAggataatatacacatgtacatgtacttgtgagtaCACAAATTTTTGTATCTTAAtcatatacatacgtacatggaCATTTAGCACTAGAggataatatacacatgtacatgtacttgtgagtaCACAAATCTTTGCAtcttaatcatatacatgtgtacacagacattTCGCACTAGAggataatatacacatgtacatgtacttgtgagtaCACAAATCTTTGCAtcttaatcatatacatgtgtacacagacattTCGCACTAGAggataatatacacatgtatatgtacttgtgaGTACACAAATTTTTGTATCTTAAtcatatacatacgtacatggaCATTTCGCACTAGAGGACAATATACACAggtacaaatataataaattgtGTGTTTTCCAGAACCATTAATCACAAATGAAGAATCTCGGTACactgcatgtataaatgtagCTTTCAACTGACATGGTTCTGTTCTTCATATGTTCATGTAGTTATGTTTTAGTTATTCATCGGATTGGGGCATTGGGCCATCCTCAAgaagtaaatgtttaaattagcTTTTGCTGAGATTATTTGAGTTTGTCATCTACAGTATAGGGATACTTTGTTCATGTACCATACTGAAACCATTCACACATATGAATGTTATTCAATATTCAaatgtatctgtacatgtaatttatatatacagcacTGACAGAGTTTTATGTGGAAAATTAAAGCATGTCGATTAgctgatatttacattttacaaattacaacaaaaaaagTTACAATCCCAAGAGCAACATGTAACAAGTATATGTAATTTAAAATGAATTACTAAAAAGAATGTGATGAAAATTattcaataaatacatgaatgagCATGTATTAGTTTTACTAGACTAGAACTGTTTATTAACCCATAAAATCGAGGTACACATCACAGAGATGTGTTGATAGAAGTGAGTCTAAGTCTGGTCCATACAGAGAGCTATAATAATGGTAACTGAAagtcaaagtacatgtatgtcatgtgacATTCACCATCTGacacataatgtacatattcaCCATAGGCtcctgtgtatgtgtgtggggGGGGAGCAAATGGGTCATGCTAGAGAAGAAAGTGGGCAATGTGCTGGGCAATGTGCTGGGCAATGCGTTAGCAAGGACCTTGCATGTTACTGACTGTACATAATGTATGTAGACCTTCAGTGCAAAACTGGCCTGTCCCTACCTTATGTAGCAGACAGAACTGGATGGATAACATGCAAGTCAGCACAACCACTTACAGGGTGTAAACAGGCAGCTGGAAAAGCTGATAAGAAGTCTgtcctaaatacatgtagttaagagATATCAGAGTGAATCCTAGGAGTGTCCTGGTATATATTAACCTTGTAATGCCCTATACAGACACATGCCTTCTGTAAACCACAAGGAAAACCACACAG encodes the following:
- the LOC135468326 gene encoding probable JmjC domain-containing histone demethylation protein 2C isoform X4, whose protein sequence is MRFIDDGVVDSILRGVDVGITPRRRPRNSNKEKTPQTYNSTGHYTRQTKAQSPSRAAPPPSRSSITRKSRQRHVSGSSNTDSEKEKVPESAQAKSVAKKERKRKPKEDSEADSEPPSEITVKKNKLSDKRTSAKPVLQESVKERPKPPKARSENFPECRTRDSSLRKQQKDLSRKNRTSGEANVLPVDKNPCASPKEEPRVPPIESPVSPLESKPTEISGKTKSQALEGAASKSIKNIKGNLCVDSETKRKVSGVSGSSGRRTPVHAVAKPKPTSASPVQSEKKVPSSSPPDRPAITENVKKELVKKDVSESSSVESEDMHYKKLHLLARESSKEKPPQSSLSANIDLTRSVTDQLSKLAKSEVQQQSTTSTVNSTDTDTRTSRTATGLVSEPHRNHNRSADYLREGPGRPGETRPCAPQAHVVTSMPNASSTQALEERPASSSSSQERPVSRHSDEKRPGSQFDDLRVVKNSPASSPLIIDRNEPVNPYRDPELMRKNPVHSMLGVPKPIGSSSYPNVHTPIPGPPGTLPVSTTLPNHPLSRTLLPLQYSPQLPALGLPHLSLPRAAAVAQLDPIAAREISSLAQQQQQLALQYQSQHLLQIPSYPATLPGNLTNTQLELLWQQQHPTVPVPPPWMLSKYQDDLIRGTLIREREISEERDRERRIERDRREREIERERLEREKAERERADRERAERERAEKERQDREREKQERCRQEREREQRQEQRILTESVEAAVAVNQHFTESLRLAKQKAAATGVWPSITLGTGKGVSEVPSAHSQPPPAHSGQSFDLKSGDHKDRKIMEERVKQASERESREKEYRHHSYSPHDQGSYSPQERTAFSPHAPRVKFMDKHQELILRQTEEKRLLALEQEKLLRHQRYIHETQQKALITEDKYQPQKPPEAHSKSTVTTTSNQDSKSAHLYAPYPYSYRNNMYVSPTSTTSTSSASNPQSVKPEPNFNLYGYQPFQHSYIPSDKLHLHGLRVAEREGSSSVKDERNRSAYDQHAQGSDGRSTTPLNASKKGNKSSPPPLIKDPGKVHSTVIVDNRSREGGKSGSPHSSHYHQSSPVISGSSRPPTAPGALPDRQPDRPSSSSSTHSSPSSSTLAHHLQSHPMISPVSGMPSHASAFRAAEKSASSRAQSPLHVASPQQLSAAVIRPLEYPKAMQSHSQIVGSSAAGTITSNPNHVPVVASPPAHPSVSVSTSSSHPAYTYSLIQQGLVPNPIYSQSVAVNATKVSDSQAQNAVDKSPTGHSFSGMGAGAVGSSKRKSGKEGSNRKKHRVGSEFTEGLSHSHSVTSQSSSLYSPNPHKVTGGNVHVSPPHHPGSSPITSGTSVLTTSNTNSTTSTTVASTTSPTCITKPSCYMDSFRSFVENTVQIAFFQDQENSKNKAKLKAKVAHEGQQEAGASQKQQSRQQIHHTLQQQLQANPKGSLQPSAHQQSKSQILPHQHVHKQFAPSHGVQQPSYQKYSSQPQSYPLTSDPKPVSCPSPVNLVNTNSNSCSSIMDTINRVANGGIDTDSDTLSAPSPPPQSRTTSPHKSGNHTKLKKAWLQRHSDEDKKEVKLEPSSSPSSSPSASTEDSKPEMVKQCFVNCSYISPKKEGGRVTPITSLQLPNGSVSEGGREDEESTSSASETECQQGMEGNPLKRAKNRRRKRNNSAKKSKIENAEGGTAGSKKKIVQVKKEQSEDGSKERHKAKSREAEDYAMENHEDEKPRDQLQESTKKILQEHLKEMAKISSSSKDPEAMGACKSENMETDKLSDSSEKREKKRKRKNKEIPHEDLDKSIENFNRPLVKSSVTILKKTCEPFLQDGSCSEVTPKLMKCRECKMTPSQRSKKLPNIFCRFYAFRRLRYSPKGYLAIAGFSELADAEPDDIRPWIPKVPVMEPLLDIETAKYIIAKVGDKFCELVEQEKEARAWAGDEPKITWKRAVTGVREMCDACDTTLFNIHWVCQKCGFVVCLDCFKVRMQKDTDEEAAFMDAKHNWLRCSANRQPHEPEKLMLTQIIPCSALWELGELIHDIRVKWNISSDCPCGRSKDHKPKNGLVSGSEKKCLMNGLGENRPGKRSKKSADPYLEGFNTNNAALNGNVKSSVPSLTSYNPDTPSPLNLLADVASMDIENNKRLGDGDTKQFTPITDGSADDKKNPAGCSTLRELLTKNAGKMKTGGDNKKKSKVFTSTLDDIIQSVVEKSLPKDSGENTTLKLTNYIPKLRPCIVSHAPIPVQNLTETSVKYPDVPHSWLCDGRLLRLHDPQHKGNFKIFQEQWKRGQPVLVSGVDKLINKKLWRPEAFSKEFGPLENDLVNTRTGLVLVGHKMRDFWDGFEYLGKRVKDNRGEPSLLKLKDWPPGDDFSELLPSRFEDLMRVLPLPEYTHRNGRLNLAARLPDFLVKPDLGPKMYNAYGSASHPTEGTTNLHLDVSDAVNCMMYVGIPGDGPGGRVVHEAAALKSIDDAGCDEITKRRVREVNEVPGALWHIFDARDADKMRDFLNKVGKETGEKIEPHHDPIHDQSWYLDETLRKRLYKEYGVEGYTIIQCMGDAVFIPAGAPHQVRNLHSCIKVAEDFVSPEHLNHCFRLTQEFRHLSDTHSNHEDKLQVKNIIYHAVKDALAILNYYDSEDEDN